ACGACCGAGCCCTCGTCGACGCGGCCAACACACTTTCTCACCTGACACCGGACCGGGTTTCCGCCGAACTCGTACTGGCCACCTTTCCCGACATGGGACAAGAGGCGGTCTTTCTGGAATACGTCGTGGAGTGGGGCCGACACAATGGTGTGTTCGTGAAGCAAAACCCTGTAGCCGCCGCGCGTAGAGTGTTCGATAAACTACCCTATCGCCCCGTAGCAGATTTTGAAATGGAACTGTTTGTAGCCAAAGCACGAGCGAACGACGAACACGAATACCTTGCTGCTTTCCTGTCGTTGATTATGGACGGCGCGCTAAAGCAAGTTGAGGCGCTTCGTATCCGTCGCCAGCATATTGACCTGCACGAGGGGCAACTCAAATTCGACGGAAGATGCGTCCCATTGAATCCAGAAACAATCGCGCTGCTTAACGCTAGGATGGCGCTCGTGGATTCTGATGAGTTGTTTAGTAATGTGACGGTAAAGCAGTCCAAAAGTCGTTTGTCCGACTACTGCAAATTTCTTGGGATCGACGAGGTGAAATTTCCCGATCTTCGTCGAGAAGGCGCGTACCGGCTCTGTTTGCGATACGGTTCCGCTCGCGCGTGGGCGATGCTCGGCAACCCGTCCACTGCTAATTCCGCGTGGATGATCGTTGCGGCGGAGCGGAACCGACGCCTTGTCGAGGCCTTAGGCCCTCTCCCGGACTTCTCTGTATAGCTGGGACTCGCTGCTCCTCAACAACCAAACTCCAAAATCTGCACACCGGGAGCCAAACCGCCCCGCCAGATAAGGGCCTTGCATCGATTTTCCTAACATTTCACCTCTAATTCGCGCAGATCGGGCGTAGTCGACGTCGTGCGACATCCTTAGGGTTAGGAAGTATCCCGTGCGCGATTGGCAGCGACCAGCCGGTGAGGTACACCCACAAAATCGGCCGCCACGATGAGTTGGGACGACTTGCCTCACCCGGTCGGCGCGCGGCCGTCGCAAGGGGCGTGGATCGGCCAGCAAGAGACAGTCGGGATGACAAAACGAATGACCGCATTTTGTCGGGATTGCGACGGAACACAATTCGGAACGATTTCGTAACACCCAACCGCTTGTCCGCGAGATGCGTGGACCTGTTGCGTAGAGTTTATTTCGCGCTTTACTTTGTAATTCCGGAGAGGCCGGCAATGATAAAAGAGCCCAATATCCACCCAGTCAATTTGTGAAAATAGAAATAGTAACGAACTGGCCCATGAATATCTATTTTATAATGCATTTCTCGGAGGCGTATTATCGGCAAAAACATATCGAAACTATATGCGAGGCCCCATTTGAAATGAAATCGTGCGGCCTCGGCGGTGGTGCGAAAAACGAGCGCTCCAACTACGACAAAAAGACCGGTCACTACGATTGCGCGCCCTGTAAAATAACCGAAACCGATGGTCCATTCCGATAGCCGCATGACCCAGCATTGAAAGATATCATCCGACGAACAAACCTGCTCCAACTCTTTGGTCTTTCCGGCATACCCGACCTCGACGGCCGCATCGTGCTCGTTCTGAGCTTCGAGCATAGAGGTTACTTCTCGATACGACTGAGGGGAAAAGTCGTCCTTAGTTGCTCTGCCTAACCAGTCAGGGAAAAAAATCTCTGGCGACTCGCTCTCCCAATTATTGGCATCGAAGTTTTTATGGCACAATAAATGTATAAAGTGACAAACGGCAGCGTCTATTTTGGAGAAAAGAGAATAATCAGTGTGCGGTAGCGCGCAATTTTGATTGTCTTTTTTGCAGGGTGGTGGCATCAGATAGTCGCCGTGAAATCCATCAATTGATACCCCAGAGAAAGAAATGCGTTTCGGCCAATATTCGTTATTTTGCGGCGCTCGAATATAGGAAATCTTGGCATTTGAAAAATCGAGCTGCGAGTTACCTTGCCAAGTTGTAATCATTTGCGATGCTTTGAATGCGTATTTATTGTAGCCAAAGGAAAATTCGCCATTGATTGATGCTCCCGCAAGATCAAGCGAGCGTAGAGATGTGCCGCTGATACTTAAGGTTTCTTGAATTGACGCCGACTCTAGCATTATCGAATCCGCCACGGCAGATCGATTAACGAGTAATCCGTGTCCCGCCCTTAGTTGAAACAGATTAATCGTCGCAAGATGTTCCTGCTGCGCCCGAGGGCCCTCGGTATAAGCGGTAGTTGGTAAGCAGTTTGTGCACTCGTTGCTGGCGGTATTGCTAAGAGAGAATGTAGATTCAATTATTCCAAACTGTCCATCAACCTCCGTTGCGGGCGCGTTCAGCTCCGTGCTTTTGACGCTTTCTATGTCGAGCATACCCTTGATACGCGAGTATGGAATATAAATTCGATTATTTATATTTGCTCCGACGATAGTTAGGTTCCCGCCGATATCCAAAAATGACGCCTCGATCCCCCCAATGTTCACGATATTTTTTGGGGCATTAGCGGCATGTGCGTCGTCTTTGTCGTCCGATCCCAATATTAGTGAGCCATCGATTTTTGCGCGTCTTGCTTGGAATATTTCCCTTATTTGCGATCCAGAGAGCGATATGGTGCCCAATAATCTCGAATCATTCAATTCTATGCGGCCGTTAAACATGCAGTTGTTTAGAAAAACCGACGGCGCAATAGTGCGGTCGCTGAGATTTAGATCGCCAATAACAACGGCTCCATTGACACGTATTCCGGTCTGGGCAAGAATGTCGACAAAAGGTTTGCGCGTGAGAATAGTTGAAAGCATGGAACCTCTAACTCGGGGTTTCATGGTTCGCAAGCTGTAATTTGCCGCGCCTGACGCGCACACGCTAGCCCACAGCTCCCGTTCAGATTTGGACCAAGTTGAGTCGCCGCCAGGGCATGTGACTTCGTCCTGAGACACACTCGCAAATACGACAGAAGGTTGGCTCAGAATAAATGCTGAAAAAAGGAGCGCGAGCCATGCACGCGCCTGTCGATAGCCACTGGGCCTCGAGATCTCCGTGACTTCGCGGTGGTTACTGCACATGGTCTAACGATGAAAGTAGTCGCAGTTGACACTAAACAGACGCCGACGGCCCGCTCGAACTCCCTGCGTCGGGCGACGTCTTTGCCTTGTCGAGCCTACTTGCATCAAGCCCTCGTGAAAGTTCGCCGACGCACATAAGACAATCTTAGGTGGATGATAAACGACTCAGCCCTCGGACTTGAATCCGTTCTACGTGTATAGGCGAGGCACACTTGGCCAATTGAAGTCGCCCAGGGCTCCTTGATTGCTGCTCTAAAGCGGCCCGCGCGCCAAAAGCGGCTCAGCGGCTGCAAGGGGTCGCTCAGCGTCATTCGATCGCACGCCTGGCGGTGCGTTTGGCGCGCGCAGTCTCCGTCCTTTCCACGCACCCGTGGGACAAATCTTCGATCGCTTAGGCGGAGGCGCGGGGACTCTGCATGTATCTAATTGGTTGCGAAAGCGGCATATCCTAGCGACAATCCACAAACGAAAATAAATATCGCCATGATATGCACCCTAACGCCATTCTCCTCAAGCAAGCGCTGTCCGCCTTACACATGACCAGCGCGGCTTTGGCGCAAGAGTTGACCCGAATGCGGGACGACGGCAAGGAAACAGGACAGGCGACTGTAAGCCGTTGGCTGACGGGTAATAGTCCCGTGGAGCCCGCCGTACTCTGTTGGCTAAGGGAGTTGTTACGTGCACAGTTCCGACAGCATGCCCGGAGTCCACTATCGTGGGGGAGCAAAAAATCCTTGCTCATCGGCGTAGGGAATTTCAAAGGAGGGGTGGGGACCTCAACCATCGCAGCGGCTCTAGCAATCATTGCTGGACGCGAACTTCGGCAACCTACGCAACACGTTCGGGTCCAATCTCATGATGATGAGATAGCCGGAACCCTCAGGACCGTGGGAATCAGTTCTGAATGTGTTGGAGTCGGTGAACTAGGGGCGCGCGTGCCAAAACCTGGGGAAATTATGATCGTGGATATTCCTCGGAATGTTTCCGACGACTTCTTTACAGCAATGGCTGCGCAGCGCCCGAGCTTTGATTTAGTCGTCGTGCCGGCTGACTTTGGGTCGGGCGCTGAAATCAGCGGGACGGACAAATTCCTTAAACGCCTCCCAGATGTTAGCAAGGTGGTGTTTCTCCACTACCCCCGTCACCGGGTCGACCTAAGATATGTCCCACTCGCAAGCAAACGTGGTTTCGATGTCTTTAGCGAACAGTTTGTGCCCTTCGCGTTACCTCGATCGTTGGATAACGAAATTTTCCCGGCTGGCTTGGTCGGTGAGTGGCAGAACGAGGATCAATTTTTCCTGTTCTGGGACCTCTTCGAAAACTTAGTTAGTCGGCTTGGCATGGAAATTCGGGAAATGGGCGCAGCCATACGCGCAATAGATGAAATGTCTTTAGAGGGATTACTAGGGGCGTCCGGACACCGACAGATGGCATAAACGACAACGCCACGCGATCAAATGCGAAGATACACGTCGATTTCGCACGGCGGACTGACCGGCCCTTTCCAGTGGCACGTCGAACGAGTACATGCCGGAGTTTCTGATTCGGGCAAAGCCGGACCAATATGTTGATGTGGCTGTAAGTTTCGGCGTGGACGATTCCTTAGACGTGGCATCGCCAAATGTTGGACTCGTTACTGACTCGCTGTTACTGGTTGACGCCGAGGTCAGCAAGCATGGGGGTGCGGCAGCTACAAGCGGCCCCCCCGCACGCATGACAGCACCAAGTCTCACATTCGGGCCTTGCTGGAGTAGGAGGCGGCGCACGACGCCACGTGCCCGTAGCGCATGGCCAGCGTTCATCATTGGCAATCACAGAGAGACCTGAACAATGCCCAAGCTCACGACCAAATCCGGCCTTCCGTTCATCCGAAACACGGATGAGGATGAGGCAGCGATTCAGCGCGGCATCGCCGCCGATCCAGACACGTACGAGGCAACCACCGAGGAAATTCGGGCTATGCGGCCGTTCCCCGAACTCCTAGCCGAACGCCGGACCGACTACCGGGTGGAATGGTCGTCCGAAGATAATCTGCACGTCGGCCTGTGCGGCGGCTTCCCAACACTATCGTGGTTGGGAGACACACCAGAAGCGGCCATGGCGGGAATAAAGCAAGTTGTGGCGGGAGTCATTACGGACATGCTCCACAACAAGGAACCGATTCCGCTAAACCGTGCATAAGCTCCGGCTAAACTGAAAATAGCTTGGGAAAAGTTAGCCGGTTCAGCGCGGCTTGCATGACAGCGAATGGAACGTGCGTGTAGACTTTTTTGCCGGTCGATCCACCCACGGCATGGCCTGTGATCGCGTCTTGTGTCGCCTCGGCCACGTCTAGGGCATTCATGGCAGTGCGTATCCAATGGCGGAACTTGTGCGACCCATTCAGACCGCCGGAGGGTAAGCCCGCAGCCTCACGGAACTGGCGAAACCACTGCACGGCTGTATCACCCGGCCCACGAGTGCGACCGGCCATCGATGGCAACACGGCAGCATCGACACGCTTACCATCCATAACCCCGGCCAGCCACGCGCTAAACCATGCGTCGGCCAACAGGTGATTGGCTAGAGGCATGGTGCGCTCTGATTCCGCCGTCTTGACGCTTCCAGCCTCGGCGGTAATGCGGATAGCCGTAAAGCCGTCTTGCACATGGAAATCGCTCCGGCGTAATTGGGCAATCTCTCCGATACGTGCGCCGGTATGCTGAAGCATCAGCAGCAAAGCACGGCCGTCAGCGGGCTTCACGTCCTGCCATTCGGGCACATCATCCATTCGGCCAGAGAACAGCCCGTGCCCATACATAAGCTTTAGTTCCGCTGGCGTCCAAGGCTCCCGTTTCTCCGCCCCTATGGTCTTGTCGAAAGTCAGGTCTAACGGATTCCGCTCGATCAGATCATCTTTCACGGCGACATTGAGCAGCGCCGTAATACAGGCGGCGTGATTGCCGGCCGTCTTGCGCCCGAAACCCCGCGCGTCGCTGTCTAGCAGGAACAGCACAAATTCGGCTCCGTGGGCCTTCTTCAATTTGTCCAAGGGGATCAGACCGACCGATTTTTCGAAGAGTTCTATAGCCTTTTCCGCGCGGCCTATAGCGTTCTCCTTTGGGGCGTTGCGTGCTATCCACGACGGCACAACGTCTCTTAAGAATTTCGACGACCCATTAGTTGCGGGCGCATCCTTACGGGACGCCGTGCCAATAACCGGCGTGGTCAATCCTGAATGACTTCCACCAAGTCGGCGCCGCGCTTCCTCCCGAGCCATGAGCCGCTTAGTCTCATCCCAAATTAGCTCTTCAAAGCGATCATGCTCCGCGATGTCCTGCTCTTCTGTTTGGTAGAAGAGCGCATCAGATTCCTCGTTGTGCTCACCCTGCGTCCGCTCGTGATCCTCCCCAAGCTCGGCAATAGCGGCTTTCTGCGCGGCGTCTAATGAAGCTCGGACACTCTCTGTCGCCTTGCTCGCCTCCGCCGACTGACGTGCATTCGCAAAGATCGTGTCGTACACCACGGCGTGCTCGCGGCATAGCGCGTCAGCCTTACTTGGATCAGATGTACCAAGGGCTTTGACGATTTCTTTGCGGCCACCAAATTGGGCCTGAAGTTCAAGAGGGATTTTGCGGCGGAAGTAGTAGCAGTTGCCGCGCTTGGAACGGTAGTTGGTCATGGCTGTACGAAGAGTGCGGGTGGATGTTACACCGGCAACACCGACTTCGTAAGCCATTGATTTGGTTGATTAACGAACGTAATCAACACGTTATATTGGTCGGGGCGAGAGGATTTGAACCTCCGACCACACGCCCCCCAGGCGTGTGCGCTACCAGGCTGCGCTACGCCCCGATTAGCAAGAAATTATAACAGACACTTTATTCGATTAGAACCGCCTTCTGCTAACAAAGACGACTAGTGCCCCAACAAATCGATTACGTGCAGCAATTCCTTACGCAACTGCTCGACGTCAACCGTGGCGGCGGCTGTGGTTGCCGCCGGCACCGCTGCGCCCTCCCCTTCCTCGACCAGATCGCCCGGCGCACCGTGCGCCCCGCCGCCATGTGAATCGAGCCGGTTGCGCGCGCCGTTGATCGTGAAGCCCTGCTCATACAACAGCTCACGAATCCGCCGGATCAATAAGACCTCGTGATGCTGGTAGTAGCGGCGATTCCCGCGCCGCTTGACCGGCCTCAACTGCGTGAACTCCTGTTCCCAGTAGCGCAAGACATGCGGTTTCACGCCGCATAGTTCGCTGACCTCACCAATCGTGAAGTAGCGCTTCGCCGGAATCGGAGGCAAGACGACTTTCTCGATCGTCGCTGTCATCGTCAGTTAGCCGTCGTGGTGGGTTGCGCAGGAACGCGCCAGTCGATCAGCGCGTGAAGCTTGCTTCAGCGCCGTTCTCGACCAGTGCTTTCAGCTTTTGACTTGCATGGAACGTCACAACGCGGCGCGCGGCGATCGGGATCGCCTCGCCGGTCTTCGGGTTTCTGCCGGGACGCTGGGGTTTGTCGCGCAACTGGAAGTTGCCGAACCCCGACAGCTTCACGCTGTCGCCACTCTCCAGCGCGTCGCGGATCACCTCAAAAAACGCTTCGACCATGTCTTTCGCTTCCCGCTTGTTGAGCCCGACATTGTCGAACAGCAACTCAGCAAGTTCCGCCTTGGTAAGCGTCGGCGTCTCAGTGGAAACGACGGCGGGTGATGTCGGAATTTCGCGAATCATGGCGCTGCGTTGCGCCGTAAGAAGGGCTTCGAAATCACTCGAGTTCATTTCATTCATATCTATCAAATGGCGCGCCAAGCAGAAAACAATGGATGCGGAAACAGCCGTGCAATTGTTAAATGCGGGTTATCCGCGCAACCGTGCGCCATATACTCGAGCCAGACGTTCCACCAGAGTTTGAATAGCCAGATCGACCGTTTCATCCTGAAGGGTCCCGCCAGTATCTTGCAAGGTCACACGGAACGCAAGGCTTTTCTCGTGAGCGGCCAGACCACCGGAAGTGTTTGATTTTGGACGGAATTCGTCGAAAAGCGCAACCTTCTGAACAGTCTTGCAGGCGGGTTCGGACTGGGCCTTCTGAAGCTCGTCCAGCAGTGCCTGAACCTCGATTTTCTGATCGACGACTACGGCAATATCACGACGCACCGGCTGAAATTTAGACACTTCAGACGGAATGGGCAATACGCGCTGCATTAATGCTTCCGCTTCGATTTCAAACAGAATCGGCGCATGCGGTAAATCATATTTTTGCATCCAGCGCGGATGCAATTCACCAATCCAGCCGACTGCGCGGCCATTCACTTCGATACGCGCGCTGCGTCCCGGATGCAGCGCCGGATGTTCCGCTTTGACGAACCGCGCAAGCGCCGGCGCCAGCACAGCTTCCAGGTCGCCCTTCACGTCGAAGTAGTCGACCGTGCGTGTTGTCGCGCCCCACTGCTCTTCGAGCGCGGGACCGTACGCGAGGCCGCCGATCATCTTCGGCTGCGCGAAGCCTTCGACCGTCAGCTCGCCGGCCTTGATCGACGGATCGTGCAGGAACACGCGGCCGGCTTCGAACACGCGCACGCGATCCGCCGCACGGCGGTTCAGGTTGGTACGCAACACGTGGATCAGGCTGCCGAACAGCGTGGTGCGCATCACCGACAACTGGCTTGCAATCGGATTCAGCAGACGTACGGGTTTGTCGTTGCCGGCGAAGTCCTGCTCCCACTCGGCATCGACGAAACTGAAGTTCACCGTTTCCGCGTAGTCGCGCGCCGCGAGCGCGTGACGGATCACGTGGATCGAACGCTGCGTTTCGTTAGTCGCGCGCATTTCGCTGGTCGCGACCGGCGGACGCGCCGGGATTTTTTCGAAGCCATAGATGCGCGCGACTTCTTCGATCAAATCTTCTTCGATTTCGATATCGAAACGATACGACGGCGGCATCACCGAGAACGTATCTTCACTGCGCTCGAACGACAGGCCGAGGCGCGTGAAAATTTGCGCGATTTCATCCGCGTCGATCTTGATGCCGATGATGCGATTCGCACGCGAAACACGCATCTTCACGGGCTCGCGCTTCGGCACGTTGACGATCTGATCGTCGACCGGACCGGCTTCGCCGCCGCAGATGTCGAGGATCAGTTGCGTGATGCGTTCGATATGGTCGACGGTGGTCGCATAGTCGACGCCGCGCTCGAAGCGATGGCCGGCATCGGTCGAGAAGTTGTACTTGCGTGAGCGGCCGCGAATGCTGTCGGGCCACCAGAAAGCGGCTTCGAGATAGATGTTGGTGGTGTCGAGCGTGACCGCCGTACTGTCGCCGCCCATGATGCCCGCAAGACTCTCGATGTGCTGCTCATCGGCGATCACGCCGACGGTTTCATCGAGCTCGACGGTGTTGCCGTTCAGCAGCTTGAGCGTTTCGCCCTTGCGGCCCCAGCGCACGTCCATGCCACCGTGGATCTTGTCGAGATCGAACACGTGCGACGGACGGCCCAATTCGAGCATCACATAGTTCGAGATATCGACCAGCGCGGAGATGCTGCGCTGACCCGAACGCTCCAGACGCTGCACCATCCAATGCGGCGACTTCGCGCGCGCATTCACGCCACGGATCACGCGGCCCGAGAAACGGCCGCACAGATCCGGCGCCGAGATTTTGACGGGCAGCGTCTCGTTGAGCTTCACCTCAACCGGCTTGATTTCGAGCGGACGCAACGGCGCGCCGGTGATCGCCGACGTTTCGCGCGCCACGCCGAACACCGACAGGCAATCCGCCTTGTTCGGCGTCAGCTTGACCTCGAACACGGTGTCGTCGAGATTGAGCGTTTCGCGGATGTCCTGGCCGATCGGCGTATCTTCCGGCAGGATCATCAGGCCGCTATGATCTTCCGAGAGCTTCAGTTCGCGTGCCGAGCACAGCATGCCCTGGCTTTCCACGCCGCGCAGCTTCGAGAGCTTGATCGCGAACGGCGCGGCGCCCTCTTCAGCGGGCGGCAGTTGCGCGCCGACCAGCGCGACCGGCACCTTGATGCCGGGCGCCACATTCGGCGCACCGCACACAATGTTTAGCGTCGCGCCCGTGCCGGCGTCGACCTGACACACGTTGAGCTTGTCCGCGTCCGGGTGCTTGACGACTTCCAGCACCTGGCCGACGACGATCTTCGAGGTCGGCGGCGCGGCCGGCCGCAGGTCTTCGACTTCGAGACCCGCCATCGTCAACGCGTGCGACAGTTCGTCGGTCGTCAGTTGCGGATCGACAAAGGTTCTCAGCCAGGATTCCGGGAATTGCATGGTTCTGTGTACGTTCTGATCAGGTTAGGTCCACGTCCGGCAGTGCTTGGCGTGACTCGGTGTTCGCGAGAATCGCCAGTCACTGCCGGGGACGCTGTGGCGGCATGTACTGCGTGCTTTGCCGCACTCTATGCTTGTCGCGTTCGTACGCCGCTTCAGGCGAATTGACGCAGGAAACGCAGGTCGTTTTCGAAGAACAGACGCAGGTCTTGCACGCCATAACGCAACATGGTGAGTCGCTCGAGGCCGCTGCCGAAAGCAAAGCCGATGTAACGCTCCGGGTCGAAGCCCATGTTACGGATCACCGTGGGGTGAACCTGGCCCGAGCCCGAAATTTCGAGCCACTTGCCGGCGTTCTTGCCCGTTTCGAACAACATGTCGATCTCGGCCGACGGTTCGGTGAACGGAAAGTACGACGGACGGAAGCGCACGAGAATGTCGTCGCGCTCGAAGAATTTCTTGAGGAAGTCGGTGTAGACGCCCTTCAGATCCGCGAAGCTGATGTTCTCGTCGATCCACAGGCCTTCGACCTGGTTGAACATCGGCGAATGCGTCGCGTCGCTGTCCACACGGTACGTGCGGCCCGGCACGATCACCTTGATAGGCGGCGGGTTGGTGCGCGCGTAGCGAACCTGCATCGGGCTGGTGTGCGTGCGCAGCAGCAGTTGGCGTCCGTCGGCATCTTTACCGTCGACGTAGAAGGTGTCCTGCATGGAACGCGCCGGATGATTTTCCGGGCTGTTCAGCGAGGTGAAGTTGTACCAGTCGGTTTCGATCTCGGGGCCGTCGGCCACGTCGAATCCGATCGTACGGAAAATCTGTTCGACGCGCTCCCACGTGCGCATCACCGGGTGCAGGCTGCCTGCGCCAGTGCCGCGACCAGGCAGCGTGACGTCGATGGCTTCCGCGGCGAGGCGCTGATTCAGCAGCACGTCGGCCAGCGCCTGACGGCGGGCCGTCAGCGCGGCTTCCACTTGTTGCTTGACGAGGTTGATCCGTGCGCCTTCGGCCTTGCGCGTTTCGGGATCGAGTTTGCCAAGGCCCTTCAATAGCTCGGTCAGCGCACCCGATTTGCCGAGAAAGCGTGCTTTCTCGTTCTCGAGGGTGGTGACGTCGGAGGCTTCTGCGAAGGCTTTTTGCGCGTCGGCGACAATCTGGTCCAGATCCATTGATCCCATCATTTCAACGTCAGTGTTCAATCGAAGCAAAAACTGGTTCTACCAACAAAAACGGGGCTCGGTGAGGAGCCCCGTTTTTGCTGCAGCGTCACCGAGACTACCGGATCTTCGCTGCAACGAACCACGCAGTTTTAATTGCCAGAAGCGCAATCAGGCTGCAACGGCGGCTTTCACCTGCTGAACGATCGCAGCAAAAGCAGCCTTGTCGAACACAGCCATGTCGGCCAGCACCTTGCGGTCGAGTTCGATCGAAGCCTTCTTCAGGCCGTTGATGAACACGCTGTACGTCATGTCGTGCTGACGCACCGCCGCGTTGATACGCGTGATCCACAATGCACGGAACACACGCTTCTTGTTGCGGCGATCGCGGTAGGCGTATTGGCCTGCACGCATGACCGCCTGCTTGGCGATGCGATAGACGTTATTGCGACGGCCGCGGTAACCCTTGGCCAGCTTGATGATCTTCTTGTGACGGGCCCGTGCGGTAACCCCACGTTTTACTCGAGGCATGTTTCGCTCCTATGAGTTTCGGTTAAGGGTTAAGCGAACGGCAGCATTGCGCGTACGGAGTTCATATCTGCATCATGAACTGCCGTCGAACCGCGCAAATGGCGTTTGTTCTTGGTGGTTTTCTTGGTAAGAATGTGGCGCTTGAAGGCTTGACCGCGCTTGACGGTACCGCCCGGACGCACCACGAAGCGCTTTGCAGCACTCTTCTTGGTCTTCATCTTCGGCATGACAACTCCATTATTTGATGGATATGGGTGTGCGGTCGGCCAACTGGCCATTACCCGCCCTTCGAAACCCACTCCACTTGGTATGCAGACCGCCTGAATTGCCGGCAGCCGCTTTTCGGGAAGCGACGCGCATTGTACACACGTCGTTCCGAAACCTGCTGACACCGCGCCAGACACCCGGCGCCGCATCGTTCTAATCTTTCACAACCAGAGCGCGCGCCACACGGCGCGCCGCTGCTCTGACTGCTTACTTCTTTTTCTTCGGAGCGAGCACCATGATCATCTGGCGCCCTTCCATTTTCGGCATCTGCTCGACCTGACCGACTTCGTCGAGGTCCGTGCGCAGGCGCTCGAGCATGCGCATACCGATTTCCTGGTGAGCCATTTCGCGGCCACGGAAACGCAACGTGATTTTCGTCTTGTCGCCGTCGTCGAGGAAGCGGATGAGGTTGCGCAGCTTGACGTTGTAATCGCCGTCGTCCGTGCCCGGGCGGAATTTGACTTCCTTGA
The nucleotide sequence above comes from Paraburkholderia aromaticivorans. Encoded proteins:
- the pheT gene encoding phenylalanine--tRNA ligase subunit beta, with translation MQFPESWLRTFVDPQLTTDELSHALTMAGLEVEDLRPAAPPTSKIVVGQVLEVVKHPDADKLNVCQVDAGTGATLNIVCGAPNVAPGIKVPVALVGAQLPPAEEGAAPFAIKLSKLRGVESQGMLCSARELKLSEDHSGLMILPEDTPIGQDIRETLNLDDTVFEVKLTPNKADCLSVFGVARETSAITGAPLRPLEIKPVEVKLNETLPVKISAPDLCGRFSGRVIRGVNARAKSPHWMVQRLERSGQRSISALVDISNYVMLELGRPSHVFDLDKIHGGMDVRWGRKGETLKLLNGNTVELDETVGVIADEQHIESLAGIMGGDSTAVTLDTTNIYLEAAFWWPDSIRGRSRKYNFSTDAGHRFERGVDYATTVDHIERITQLILDICGGEAGPVDDQIVNVPKREPVKMRVSRANRIIGIKIDADEIAQIFTRLGLSFERSEDTFSVMPPSYRFDIEIEEDLIEEVARIYGFEKIPARPPVATSEMRATNETQRSIHVIRHALAARDYAETVNFSFVDAEWEQDFAGNDKPVRLLNPIASQLSVMRTTLFGSLIHVLRTNLNRRAADRVRVFEAGRVFLHDPSIKAGELTVEGFAQPKMIGGLAYGPALEEQWGATTRTVDYFDVKGDLEAVLAPALARFVKAEHPALHPGRSARIEVNGRAVGWIGELHPRWMQKYDLPHAPILFEIEAEALMQRVLPIPSEVSKFQPVRRDIAVVVDQKIEVQALLDELQKAQSEPACKTVQKVALFDEFRPKSNTSGGLAAHEKSLAFRVTLQDTGGTLQDETVDLAIQTLVERLARVYGARLRG
- the pheS gene encoding phenylalanine--tRNA ligase subunit alpha — encoded protein: MDLDQIVADAQKAFAEASDVTTLENEKARFLGKSGALTELLKGLGKLDPETRKAEGARINLVKQQVEAALTARRQALADVLLNQRLAAEAIDVTLPGRGTGAGSLHPVMRTWERVEQIFRTIGFDVADGPEIETDWYNFTSLNSPENHPARSMQDTFYVDGKDADGRQLLLRTHTSPMQVRYARTNPPPIKVIVPGRTYRVDSDATHSPMFNQVEGLWIDENISFADLKGVYTDFLKKFFERDDILVRFRPSYFPFTEPSAEIDMLFETGKNAGKWLEISGSGQVHPTVIRNMGFDPERYIGFAFGSGLERLTMLRYGVQDLRLFFENDLRFLRQFA
- the rpmI gene encoding 50S ribosomal protein L35; the encoded protein is MPKMKTKKSAAKRFVVRPGGTVKRGQAFKRHILTKKTTKNKRHLRGSTAVHDADMNSVRAMLPFA
- a CDS encoding integration host factor subunit alpha is translated as MNEMNSSDFEALLTAQRSAMIREIPTSPAVVSTETPTLTKAELAELLFDNVGLNKREAKDMVEAFFEVIRDALESGDSVKLSGFGNFQLRDKPQRPGRNPKTGEAIPIAARRVVTFHASQKLKALVENGAEASFTR
- a CDS encoding DUF6538 domain-containing protein, with product MAYEVGVAGVTSTRTLRTAMTNYRSKRGNCYYFRRKIPLELQAQFGGRKEIVKALGTSDPSKADALCREHAVVYDTIFANARQSAEASKATESVRASLDAAQKAAIAELGEDHERTQGEHNEESDALFYQTEEQDIAEHDRFEELIWDETKRLMAREEARRRLGGSHSGLTTPVIGTASRKDAPATNGSSKFLRDVVPSWIARNAPKENAIGRAEKAIELFEKSVGLIPLDKLKKAHGAEFVLFLLDSDARGFGRKTAGNHAACITALLNVAVKDDLIERNPLDLTFDKTIGAEKREPWTPAELKLMYGHGLFSGRMDDVPEWQDVKPADGRALLLMLQHTGARIGEIAQLRRSDFHVQDGFTAIRITAEAGSVKTAESERTMPLANHLLADAWFSAWLAGVMDGKRVDAAVLPSMAGRTRGPGDTAVQWFRQFREAAGLPSGGLNGSHKFRHWIRTAMNALDVAEATQDAITGHAVGGSTGKKVYTHVPFAVMQAALNRLTFPKLFSV
- a CDS encoding MerR family transcriptional regulator; this encodes MTATIEKVVLPPIPAKRYFTIGEVSELCGVKPHVLRYWEQEFTQLRPVKRRGNRRYYQHHEVLLIRRIRELLYEQGFTINGARNRLDSHGGGAHGAPGDLVEEGEGAAVPAATTAAATVDVEQLRKELLHVIDLLGH
- the infC gene encoding translation initiation factor IF-3, with the translated sequence MATDKSAHRINGEITAPEVRLVGVENEPLGIVKLADAFRMSEQQDVDLVEIAPQAVPPVCRLMDYGKFKYSEAKKQHEAKLKQKIVQVKEVKFRPGTDDGDYNVKLRNLIRFLDDGDKTKITLRFRGREMAHQEIGMRMLERLRTDLDEVGQVEQMPKMEGRQMIMVLAPKKKK
- the rplT gene encoding 50S ribosomal protein L20; this translates as MPRVKRGVTARARHKKIIKLAKGYRGRRNNVYRIAKQAVMRAGQYAYRDRRNKKRVFRALWITRINAAVRQHDMTYSVFINGLKKASIELDRKVLADMAVFDKAAFAAIVQQVKAAVAA